From one Triticum urartu cultivar G1812 chromosome 3, Tu2.1, whole genome shotgun sequence genomic stretch:
- the LOC125543406 gene encoding uncharacterized protein LOC125543406, which yields MASASPSWVILGRVAKVSAADADLPPGADLSLALPPPPRVALLTIPPRIFPGQTTSDNFPSVLAVDRSGLLLLHASQGPAAGPAIVDLPGRQEVCWRPFVAGYFVLDSKSASAFPLPNPERIMNPGRLGLIASPEGAGRYMVAELQPIAGGEQADLLCFSSQSGQWDRKTVAYPLPSRPLTPNGVVSRSGRLWWVDLSWGLITCDPFADAPVLSFVPLPPRKALKYGVDCAVLDKYRRVAVSRGKLRFVDMYKNRSSFGSAQISVWTLADPDSTEWTLEYEATFSEIFNDASFKATRLTRQLPVLALIHPRDPDVVYFFLDRHLFSVDVPDRRVVQCELYELVEELSSKSIATRFVHAWRLPPALRSAADAVAEKLNAGGNQEIIDAAAVSTCQTEVEVGGGDTPESKRRRLE from the exons ATGGCGTCCGCGTCGCCGTCGTGGGTCATCCTGGGCCGCGTGGCCAAGGTGTCGGCCGCCGACGCCGATCTTCCTCCGGGCGCCGACCTCTCCCtcgcgctgccgccgccgccgcgcgtcGCGCTCCTCACCATCCCCCCGCGCATCTTCCCGGGCCAAACCACCTCCGACAACTTCCCCTCCGTCCTCGCCGTCGAccgctccggcctcctcctcctccacgccTCCCAGGGCCCCGCCGCGGGCCCCGCCATCGTCGACCTCCCCGGCCGCCAGGAGGTCTGCTGGCGCCCATTCGTCGCGGGCTACTTCGTCCTCGACTCCAAATCCGCCTCGGCCTTCCCGCTCCCCAACCCCGAGCGCATCATGAACCCGGGCCGCCTCGGCCTCATCGCCTCCCCCGAGGGCGCAGGCCGCTACATGGTCGCTGAGCTCCAGCCGATCGCCGGCGGCGAGCAGGCCGACCTCCTCTGCTTCTCGTCGCAATCCGGGCAGTGGGACAGGAAGACCGTCGCCTACCCGCTTCCATCCCGCCCCTTGACCCCCAACGGCGTGGTCTCGCGCTCCGGGAGGCTCTGGTGGGTCGACCTCTCCTGGGGCCTCATCACCTGCGACCCCTTCGCGGACGCGCCTGTGCTGAGCTTCGTCCCACTCCCGCCGCGCAAGGCGCTCAAGTACGGGGTAGATTGTGCAGTGCTCGACAAGTACCGCCGCGTCGCTGTCAGCCGCGGCAAGCTGCGGTTCGTGGACATGTACAAGAACCGTAGCAGCTTCGGCTCTGCACAGATCAGCGTGTGGACGCTCGCCGATCCGGACTCCACCGAGTGGACGCTGGAGTATGAAGCGACCTTTTCGGAGATCTTTAATGATGCGAGCTTCAAGGCGACTCGTCTGACAAGGCAGCTCCCGGTGCTCGCGCTCATCCATCCCAGGGACCCCGACGTGGTCTACTTCTTCCTGGACAGGCACCTGTTCAGCGTCGACGTGCCTGACCGCAGGGTCGTGCAGTGCGAGCTCTACGAGCTGGTTGAGGAGCTATCCAGCAAAAGCATCGCCACCCGTTTCGTTCACGCTTGGAGGCTGCCACCGGCTCTCCGCTCAG CTGCGGATGCCGTTGCGGAGAAGCTAAACGCAGGAGGAAATCAAGAAATCATTGATGCCGCTGCAGTCTCAACTTGCCAAACTGAAGTTGAAGTCGGTGGCGGCGACACGCCTGAGTCCAAGCGGCGTAGGCTAGAGTGA
- the LOC125543407 gene encoding uncharacterized protein LOC125543407 isoform X2 encodes MSCCGGSCECGSSCRGAQCGEQSIDSLYGHDDIHGLDYWAKKRADYLSSEPPDVVFVKLIHEVLFTARKSRMESSGTTARRRAAHLKILLLHGDADPEVPYETSIWYAEFLRTSGFSVDFRTFNGLQHFWT; translated from the exons ATGTCGTGCTGCGGAGGCAGCTGCGAGTGCGGCAGCAGCTGCAGGGG GGCTCAGTGTGGGGAACAATCCATTGACTCATTGTACGGCCATGATGACATCCACGGCCTGGATTACTGGGCTAAGAAGCGCGCGGATTATTTGTCGTCAGAGCCACCTGATG TAGTATTTGTTAAACTCATACACGAAGTCTTGTTCACGGCCCGGAAGAGCAGGATGGAGAGCTCAGGGACGACTGCTCGCAGGAGAGCCGCTCATTTAAAAATCCTGCTCTTGCATGGAGACG CTGATCCTGAAGTACCATACGAAACCAGTATATGGTACGCTGAGTTTCTGCGAACCTCAGGCTTTTCAGTGGATTTTAGAACCTTCAACGG ACTGCAGCATTTTTGGACGTAA
- the LOC125543407 gene encoding uncharacterized protein LOC125543407 isoform X1: protein MHVHRSPLPVATQRGCLLQLCFSQVFSRLFLGRHHHYLCLKLNRAQCGEQSIDSLYGHDDIHGLDYWAKKRADYLSSEPPDVVFVKLIHEVLFTARKSRMESSGTTARRRAAHLKILLLHGDADPEVPYETSIWYAEFLRTSGFSVDFRTFNGLQHFWT from the exons ATGCATGTTCATCGATCCCCTCTTCCCGTGGCAACACAGCGCGGATGCCTGTTGCAGCTTTGTTTCTCCCAAGTTTTTTCTAGGCTGTTTCTGGGACGACATCACCATTACCTTTGTCTGAAATTGAACAGGGCTCAGTGTGGGGAACAATCCATTGACTCATTGTACGGCCATGATGACATCCACGGCCTGGATTACTGGGCTAAGAAGCGCGCGGATTATTTGTCGTCAGAGCCACCTGATG TAGTATTTGTTAAACTCATACACGAAGTCTTGTTCACGGCCCGGAAGAGCAGGATGGAGAGCTCAGGGACGACTGCTCGCAGGAGAGCCGCTCATTTAAAAATCCTGCTCTTGCATGGAGACG CTGATCCTGAAGTACCATACGAAACCAGTATATGGTACGCTGAGTTTCTGCGAACCTCAGGCTTTTCAGTGGATTTTAGAACCTTCAACGG ACTGCAGCATTTTTGGACGTAA